The proteins below are encoded in one region of Buttiauxella gaviniae:
- the ppk1 gene encoding polyphosphate kinase 1, which translates to MGQDKLYIEKELSWLSFNERVLQEAADKINPLIERMRFLGIYSNNLDEFYKVRFAELKRRILISEEQGTAPNSRHLLNKIQARVLKADQEFDGLYNDLLLEMARNQIFLINERQLSPNQQNWLRHYFKHYLRQHITPILINRDTDLVQFLKDDYTYLAVEIIQGSDIRYALLEIPSDKVPRFVNLPPEAPRRRKPMILLDNILRYCLDDIFKGFFDYDSLNAYSMKMTRDAEYDLVTEMESSLLELMSSSLKQRLTAEPVRFVYQRDMPDAMVEMLRNKLTITNYDSIVPGGRYHNFKDFISFPNVGKANLVNKPLPRLRHIWFDKFRNGFDAIRNRDVLLYYPYHTFEHVLELLRQASFDPSVLAIKINIYRVAKDSRIIESMIHAAHNGKKVTVVVELQARFDEEANIHWAKRLTEAGVHVIFSAPGLKIHAKLFLISRKEGEEVVRYAHIGTGNFNEKTARLYTDYSLLTCDARITNEVRRVFNFIENPYRPVTFEHLMVSPQNSRRLLYDLVDKEIANAQNGEPSGITLKLNNLVDKGLVDRLYAASSSGVKVNLLVRGMCSLIPNLEGISDNIRVISIVDRYLEHDRVYVFENGGDKKVYLSSADWMTRNIDYRIEVAVAILDPRLKQRVLDIIEILFSDTVKARYIDKELSNRYVPRGNRRKVRSQLAIYDYIKSLEQPE; encoded by the coding sequence ATGGGTCAGGATAAGCTGTATATCGAAAAAGAACTGAGCTGGTTGTCTTTTAACGAACGTGTGCTCCAGGAAGCAGCGGACAAAATTAATCCGCTGATTGAGAGAATGCGTTTTCTCGGCATCTATTCGAATAACCTTGATGAATTCTACAAGGTCCGTTTCGCTGAACTTAAACGGCGCATTCTGATCAGTGAAGAACAAGGTACGGCTCCAAATTCGCGTCATTTACTCAATAAAATTCAGGCGCGGGTACTGAAGGCCGATCAAGAGTTTGATGGTCTGTATAACGATCTGCTGCTGGAAATGGCGCGCAATCAGATCTTCTTGATCAACGAACGCCAGCTTTCTCCCAATCAGCAAAACTGGCTACGCCACTATTTCAAACACTATTTGCGCCAGCACATCACGCCAATTCTGATTAACCGTGATACCGATCTGGTGCAGTTCCTCAAAGATGATTACACCTATCTGGCGGTGGAGATTATCCAGGGGAGCGATATTCGCTATGCGCTGTTAGAAATCCCGTCAGATAAAGTCCCGCGCTTTGTGAATCTGCCGCCGGAAGCACCACGCCGCCGCAAGCCGATGATCCTGCTGGACAACATCCTGCGCTACTGCCTGGACGATATTTTCAAAGGTTTCTTCGATTACGATTCGTTGAATGCCTATTCCATGAAAATGACCCGCGACGCAGAATATGATCTGGTGACTGAAATGGAATCCAGTTTGCTGGAATTGATGTCATCAAGCCTGAAACAGCGCCTGACGGCGGAGCCGGTGCGCTTTGTTTATCAGCGCGATATGCCTGATGCGATGGTAGAAATGCTGCGTAACAAGCTGACCATCACCAATTACGATTCCATCGTGCCCGGTGGTCGCTACCATAACTTCAAAGATTTCATTAGCTTCCCGAACGTTGGCAAAGCGAATTTAGTCAACAAACCGCTGCCGCGTCTGCGTCATATTTGGTTCGACAAATTCCGTAACGGCTTTGATGCAATCCGTAATCGTGACGTGCTGCTTTATTACCCCTATCACACCTTTGAGCACGTGCTGGAATTGCTGCGCCAGGCCTCATTCGACCCAAGCGTACTGGCGATTAAAATCAATATTTACCGCGTAGCGAAAGACTCGCGCATTATTGAATCGATGATTCATGCGGCACACAACGGTAAGAAAGTTACCGTCGTTGTGGAGCTGCAGGCGCGCTTTGACGAAGAGGCCAATATCCACTGGGCGAAGCGCCTGACGGAAGCGGGTGTACACGTCATCTTCTCCGCGCCCGGCCTGAAAATTCACGCAAAACTGTTCCTGATTTCCCGTAAAGAAGGTGAAGAAGTGGTGCGCTACGCCCACATCGGCACCGGTAACTTTAACGAGAAAACCGCGCGTCTTTATACCGACTATTCGCTGCTGACCTGCGATGCGCGCATCACCAATGAAGTGCGTCGGGTATTTAACTTTATCGAAAATCCCTATCGCCCGGTGACCTTTGAGCACTTGATGGTTTCCCCGCAAAACTCACGCCGCCTGCTCTACGATTTGGTCGATAAAGAAATTGCTAATGCACAAAATGGCGAGCCGTCTGGCATTACGTTGAAACTGAATAACCTGGTCGATAAAGGCCTGGTTGACCGGCTATATGCGGCCTCAAGTTCCGGTGTGAAAGTGAATCTGCTGGTGCGCGGCATGTGTTCGCTGATCCCTAATCTGGAAGGCATTAGCGATAATATTCGTGTCATTAGCATTGTTGACCGTTACCTGGAACACGACCGTGTGTATGTGTTTGAAAACGGCGGCGATAAGAAAGTTTACCTCTCTTCTGCCGATTGGATGACGCGCAATATTGATTATCGAATTGAAGTTGCCGTCGCCATTCTAGACCCGCGCCTGAAACAACGGGTGCTGGATATCATTGAAATACTGTTCAGTGATACGGTCAAAGCACGCTACATCGACAAAGAACTGAGTAATCGCTATGTGCCACGCGGCAATCGCCGCAAGGTGCGCTCGCAACTGGCGATTTACGATTACATTAAATCTCTGGAACAACCTGAATAA
- the purM gene encoding phosphoribosylformylglycinamidine cyclo-ligase, giving the protein MTDKTSLSYKDAGVDIDAGNALVDKIKGVVKKTRRPEVMGGLGGFGALCALPQKYREPVLVSGTDGVGTKLRLAMDLKRHDTIGIDLVAMCVNDLVVQGAEPLFFLDYYATGKLDVETASSVITGIAEGCLQSGCSLVGGETAEMPGMYHGDDYDVAGFCVGVVEKSEIIDGSKVADGDVLIALASSGPHSNGYSLVRKVLEVSGADPLTTELEGKPLADHLLEPTRIYVKSILELIEQNDVHAIAHLTGGGFWENIPRVLPDNTQAVIDESSWRWPAVFNWLQQAGNISRHEMYRTFNCGVGMLIALPAAQADKAVEFLNAKGENAWKIGSIKASDSSERVVIE; this is encoded by the coding sequence GTGACCGACAAAACCTCTCTTAGCTATAAAGATGCCGGTGTTGATATTGATGCTGGTAACGCTCTGGTCGATAAAATCAAAGGCGTAGTGAAAAAAACCCGCCGCCCGGAAGTCATGGGTGGATTGGGCGGTTTTGGTGCGCTGTGCGCGTTACCTCAAAAGTATCGTGAGCCCGTGCTGGTTTCCGGCACCGACGGTGTGGGGACGAAACTGCGTCTGGCGATGGATTTAAAACGTCACGACACTATCGGCATCGATCTGGTCGCCATGTGTGTGAACGACCTGGTGGTACAGGGCGCTGAGCCGTTGTTCTTCCTCGATTATTACGCCACCGGCAAACTTGACGTCGAAACAGCATCAAGCGTGATTACCGGTATCGCCGAAGGCTGTCTGCAATCGGGCTGCTCATTAGTCGGCGGGGAAACCGCTGAAATGCCGGGCATGTACCACGGTGATGATTATGATGTTGCTGGTTTTTGCGTAGGCGTGGTCGAAAAATCTGAAATCATTGACGGCTCTAAAGTCGCCGATGGCGATGTGCTCATTGCACTGGCCTCAAGCGGCCCACACTCCAACGGTTATTCTCTGGTGCGTAAAGTGCTGGAAGTTAGCGGTGCAGATCCTCTGACGACCGAGCTTGAAGGCAAACCGCTGGCCGATCATCTGCTCGAGCCAACGCGCATCTACGTGAAATCCATTCTGGAATTGATTGAGCAAAATGATGTTCACGCCATTGCTCACCTGACCGGCGGCGGCTTCTGGGAAAACATCCCGCGCGTTCTGCCAGATAACACTCAGGCTGTCATCGACGAATCTTCATGGCGCTGGCCTGCGGTATTCAACTGGCTGCAACAGGCAGGGAATATCAGCCGTCACGAAATGTACCGCACCTTTAACTGCGGCGTCGGCATGCTGATTGCTCTGCCTGCGGCCCAAGCGGATAAGGCGGTTGAATTCTTGAACGCCAAAGGTGAAAACGCGTGGAAAATCGGTAGTATCAAAGCTTCTGATTCCTCTGAGCGTGTGGTTATTGAGTGA
- the purN gene encoding phosphoribosylglycinamide formyltransferase: MKRIVVLISGNGSNLQAIIDACKIKKINATMAAVFSNKADAFGLERAREAGIPAHALTASQFADRAAFDRELMHEIDAYAPDLVVLAGYMRILSPDFVAHYSGRLINIHPSLLPKYPGLKTHRQALDNGDEEHGTSVHFVTDELDGGPVILQAKVPVFEGDDEEEITARVQHQEHAIYPLVVSWFMEGRLEMRGNAAWLDGKALPPQGYAAEE, from the coding sequence ATGAAACGCATTGTGGTGCTAATTTCCGGTAACGGAAGCAACCTTCAGGCCATTATTGACGCCTGCAAGATTAAAAAGATTAACGCCACTATGGCGGCGGTGTTCAGCAATAAGGCCGATGCTTTCGGCCTTGAACGCGCCCGCGAGGCCGGTATTCCGGCCCACGCACTCACCGCCAGCCAGTTTGCCGATCGCGCCGCTTTCGACCGCGAATTGATGCATGAAATCGACGCCTACGCGCCCGATCTGGTTGTTCTGGCGGGATACATGCGCATTCTGAGTCCGGATTTTGTCGCACATTATTCTGGTCGTCTGATCAATATCCACCCTTCCCTGTTGCCGAAATATCCCGGCTTAAAAACGCATCGTCAGGCGCTGGATAACGGCGATGAAGAGCACGGTACCTCGGTGCATTTCGTTACGGATGAACTCGACGGCGGGCCGGTTATTTTGCAGGCGAAAGTCCCGGTGTTTGAAGGTGACGACGAAGAGGAGATAACGGCGCGGGTGCAGCATCAGGAGCATGCTATTTATCCGCTGGTCGTCAGTTGGTTTATGGAAGGCCGTCTTGAAATGCGCGGCAACGCCGCCTGGCTTGACGGCAAAGCATTGCCACCGCAGGGGTATGCGGCAGAAGAGTAA